The Vibrio sp. 10N DNA window GAGACCTCTCCTAGTGGCACGACTCCAAGCCCCACTTCATTGGACACCAGCACAATATGCGCGTCACTACGTTCAAGCGCTTGTACTAAAGAGGTAATGGCTTGTTCAATCGCGGGCTCCCTATCACTCTCATTACCTTCTGAGTAATAGATAACGTTGTTAAGCCACAAGGTTAAGCAATCTACCAGTACCACATCATCGCTAGAAAATTGCGCTAAAGCATTCGCCAATTCATGAGGGACTTCCCACTCTTGCCAGCCTTCTCCACGCTGCTGCTGGTGATGAGCAATACGCCGCTGCATCTCCTCATCCAAAGGCTCTGACGTCGCAACATAATGCTTAGTGACGTGCTGTTTA harbors:
- the cobU gene encoding bifunctional adenosylcobinamide kinase/adenosylcobinamide-phosphate guanylyltransferase, with protein sequence MTVELVLGGARSGKSRFAEQRIGELCEGRVTSKQHVTKHYVATSEPLDEEMQRRIAHHQQQRGEGWQEWEVPHELANALAQFSSDDVVLVDCLTLWLNNVIYYSEGNESDREPAIEQAITSLVQALERSDAHIVLVSNEVGLGVVPLGEVSRLFVDNAGRMNQRVAAVARQVTLVAAGLPLVLKGDAK